One window of Chamaesiphon minutus PCC 6605 genomic DNA carries:
- the smc gene encoding chromosome segregation protein SMC, with the protein MVHIKQVELSHFKSFGGTTKVPILPGFTVVSGPNGSGKSNILDALLFCLGLASSKGMRAERLPDLVNHDRSNHKGASEAIVTVTFDLENDDEPAPEIEVVDVSSVSPAPPKQRLANEWVVTRRLRVNAQGGYTSNYAINGEACNLAELHEQLNALRIYPEGYNVVLQGDVTSIISMNSKERREIIDELAGVAAFDRKIDRAKDTLDEVKEKVEKCNIVAAELVVQRDKLAQDKIKAEKYQRLRTEFQQKSVEEVVLKWQNLQQKQATIQTDLGKGKIALGELDKQLVDLQGEIGTTTAEVERLNACVRALGEEKLLAAQAELATQQAEQRQLTLQKEELTATRSNTHTNQQQSANQLANYEQEFHRLTSEQQQLETTQLKKSVADRDEAKYQLELTKEKASSIASASTAWVEEQTQVSRQIETTLQLLSKQRTAQAQLTERRSQLTAKIAEETARLATVTPELAANQNKVSDLENKLAQATGDLAVLENKLNAVQANVDTQLETQKRLLQEQRDKQRLVDKLEAQNQAQAEAQGTFATKIIKEAKIPGVYGLVAQLGNVAPAYQLALEIAAGARMGNLVVEDDGVASRAIEILKQKRGGRATFLPLNKINAQPLKENAALRATQGFIDYAVNLVDFDREYENIFNYVFGGTIVFDRLDRARSLLGRHRIVTLDGELLESSGAMTGGNISQKSTLHFGTADASESAEVRSLQQRLGEIEQILQVSIEVVNNSNTELRKLTTAVSDTRQNQREIKLNFERNQQEIGQLTTQQTQLQQQIFKNQQDLDRTITDLTALEQALPAQEAALAELHAELAELEKSGVHSDWQAIQTEIKSQEQQLNQRQQALTAFEQKLQEIDRQRSILTEKISENQRRTSEYIEQIGGLDRKLTDINTRLTGIGDSIATTKASLVILEQELGTDKQERDKAEAKLRQLHLNLQELQWEQQKLTELQQQRQTEIDNLIIQIATQRTELPAELPELPPESQTDEYLASLQSQIRLLQKRMEGMEPVNMLALEAYEETNNRLQELSDKLATLEAESMELLLRIENFTTLRFQAFSEAFDAVNANFQNIFAELSDGDGFLQLEDAENPFNGGLNLVAHPKGKPVQRLSSMSGGEKSLTALSFIFALQRYRPSPFYAFDEVDMFLDGANVERLSKMIRKQANQAQFLVVSLRRPMIEAADRTIGVTQARGAYTQVLGINLKTSA; encoded by the coding sequence ATGGTACACATCAAACAGGTAGAACTGTCCCATTTCAAGTCCTTCGGTGGTACTACCAAAGTCCCGATCTTACCCGGATTTACCGTGGTATCGGGGCCGAATGGTTCCGGTAAATCGAATATTCTCGACGCACTATTATTTTGTCTGGGATTGGCTAGCTCCAAAGGGATGCGGGCGGAACGGTTGCCGGATTTAGTCAATCACGATCGATCGAATCACAAAGGCGCGTCTGAAGCGATTGTGACGGTGACGTTCGATCTGGAAAATGATGATGAGCCAGCACCAGAAATTGAGGTTGTAGATGTCAGTAGTGTCTCCCCTGCTCCGCCGAAGCAGCGGTTGGCGAATGAGTGGGTGGTGACGCGGCGGTTGCGGGTGAATGCTCAGGGCGGTTATACGTCGAATTATGCGATTAATGGCGAGGCTTGCAATCTGGCGGAGTTGCACGAGCAATTGAACGCGCTGCGGATTTATCCTGAGGGCTATAATGTCGTGTTGCAGGGGGATGTCACCAGCATCATCTCGATGAATAGTAAGGAGCGGCGGGAAATTATCGACGAGTTGGCAGGTGTGGCAGCATTCGATCGCAAGATCGATCGCGCGAAGGATACACTAGATGAGGTCAAGGAAAAGGTCGAGAAATGTAATATCGTCGCCGCAGAATTGGTGGTGCAACGGGATAAGTTAGCACAGGATAAGATTAAGGCGGAGAAGTACCAAAGATTGCGGACGGAGTTTCAACAGAAATCTGTCGAAGAGGTGGTCTTAAAGTGGCAAAATTTACAACAGAAACAGGCGACAATTCAAACAGATTTAGGTAAGGGAAAAATTGCTCTAGGCGAGCTGGACAAACAACTCGTCGATTTGCAAGGAGAAATCGGCACGACGACGGCGGAAGTCGAACGATTGAATGCGTGCGTACGGGCATTGGGTGAAGAGAAATTATTAGCCGCTCAAGCGGAACTGGCAACGCAACAGGCAGAGCAGCGGCAACTGACACTGCAAAAAGAAGAACTAACCGCAACTCGATCGAACACTCATACTAACCAACAGCAATCCGCAAATCAATTAGCTAATTACGAGCAAGAATTTCATCGTTTAACTAGCGAGCAGCAGCAGTTAGAAACTACCCAACTGAAAAAGTCGGTAGCCGATCGTGATGAAGCCAAATATCAACTAGAATTAACCAAAGAAAAAGCCAGCTCGATCGCATCTGCATCGACGGCGTGGGTAGAGGAACAAACTCAAGTTAGTCGGCAGATCGAAACGACTCTGCAACTATTAAGTAAACAGCGCACAGCTCAAGCGCAACTTACCGAACGTCGCAGTCAATTAACTGCAAAAATTGCTGAAGAAACCGCACGATTGGCAACTGTTACGCCAGAATTAGCAGCAAACCAAAACAAGGTTTCTGACTTAGAAAATAAACTCGCTCAAGCTACTGGCGACTTAGCGGTATTAGAGAATAAACTTAACGCCGTTCAAGCAAATGTCGATACCCAACTCGAAACCCAAAAAAGATTATTACAAGAACAGCGCGACAAACAGCGATTAGTAGATAAATTAGAAGCCCAAAATCAGGCGCAAGCAGAAGCCCAAGGCACTTTTGCGACCAAAATTATTAAAGAAGCCAAAATTCCTGGCGTCTATGGCTTGGTAGCCCAATTAGGTAACGTCGCTCCGGCTTATCAATTGGCTCTAGAGATTGCTGCTGGAGCGAGAATGGGTAACTTAGTCGTCGAGGATGATGGCGTTGCTTCGCGCGCGATCGAAATTCTCAAACAAAAACGCGGCGGACGGGCGACATTTTTACCATTAAATAAGATTAATGCTCAGCCATTAAAAGAGAATGCCGCACTCAGAGCGACTCAAGGTTTTATCGATTATGCCGTCAATTTGGTAGACTTCGATCGCGAGTATGAGAATATCTTTAATTATGTGTTTGGTGGGACAATTGTATTCGACAGGCTCGATCGAGCGCGGAGTTTATTAGGCAGACATCGGATCGTTACGCTCGATGGCGAATTGCTCGAATCCAGCGGGGCAATGACGGGGGGTAATATTTCCCAAAAATCCACGCTCCATTTTGGTACCGCCGATGCGAGTGAATCTGCCGAAGTTCGTAGTCTCCAGCAGCGGCTGGGCGAAATCGAACAGATTTTGCAAGTCAGTATTGAAGTAGTCAATAACAGCAATACCGAACTCCGTAAACTCACTACCGCTGTATCTGATACTCGCCAAAATCAACGGGAAATCAAACTCAATTTCGAGCGCAATCAACAGGAAATCGGGCAATTAACAACCCAACAAACCCAACTTCAACAGCAGATTTTTAAAAACCAGCAAGATCTCGATCGGACCATCACCGATCTTACTGCACTAGAACAAGCCTTACCCGCCCAGGAAGCCGCCCTCGCGGAGCTTCATGCCGAACTAGCCGAACTCGAAAAATCAGGCGTTCACAGCGATTGGCAAGCCATTCAGACAGAGATTAAATCCCAAGAACAACAATTAAATCAACGCCAACAAGCCTTAACCGCCTTCGAGCAAAAACTCCAAGAAATCGATCGCCAACGCAGTATCTTAACTGAAAAAATCTCTGAAAATCAGCGACGGACATCTGAATATATCGAACAAATTGGCGGACTCGATCGCAAGTTGACCGATATTAATACTAGACTAACTGGGATTGGGGACTCGATCGCCACCACCAAAGCATCGCTCGTCATCCTCGAACAAGAACTTGGCACCGACAAACAAGAACGCGACAAAGCCGAAGCCAAACTGCGCCAACTCCACCTCAACCTCCAAGAATTGCAGTGGGAGCAGCAAAAACTCACCGAACTCCAACAGCAACGCCAAACCGAAATCGATAACCTGATTATCCAAATCGCCACCCAACGCACCGAACTCCCCGCCGAACTCCCCGAACTCCCCCCCGAATCTCAAACCGACGAATACCTCGCCTCCCTCCAATCCCAAATCCGCCTGCTTCAAAAGCGGATGGAAGGAATGGAACCCGTCAACATGCTCGCCCTCGAAGCTTACGAAGAAACCAATAACCGCCTCCAAGAACTCAGCGACAAACTCGCCACTCTTGAAGCCGAAAGCATGGAACTCCTGCTCCGCATCGAAAACTTCACCACCCTGCGCTTCCAAGCATTTAGCGAAGCCTTTGATGCCGTCAATGCCAACTTCCAAAACATCTTCGCCGAACTCTCTGACGGGGACGGCTTCCTTCAATTAGAAGATGCTGAAAACCCCTTCAACGGCGGCTTAAATCTCGTCGCCCACCCTAAAGGTAAACCCGTTCAACGCCTTTCCTCAATGTCAGGGGGCGAGAAATCCCTCACAGCTCTAAGTTTTATCTTTGCCCTCCAACGCTATCGCCCATCGCCCTTCTACGCCTTCGATGAGGTAGATATGTTCCTGGATGGGGCGAATGTGGAACGCTTGTCGAAGATGATTCGCAAGCAAGCCAATCAAGCTCAGTTTCTAGTCGTGAGTCTGCGTCGTCCGATGATTGAAGCGGCGGATCGGACGATCGGGGTGACGCAAGCACGGGGAGCTTATACTCAGGTATTGGGCATCAATCTCAAGACTTCAGCGTAG
- a CDS encoding carotenoid oxygenase family protein — MQTKSTELPYDITQWRQGYRSQPQEYDYQITEIDGQIPPELTGTLFRNGPGLFDINEDAVRHPFDGDGMICRITFKDGKAHFLNRFVQTEAYVAEKAAGKFLYRGVFGTQKAGGWLSNAFDVNLKNIANTQVVYWGGKLLALWEAAEPHRLDPKTLNTLGIEYLNNTLKPGDPFAAHPLFDPKQNRMVNFGLKAGKFDTTGLLTGITIYELDLDGKVVKEHSHTIPGFAFIHDFAITPNYCIFFQNPVGFNPFPFLFGLKGAGECVKFQPEKPTKIIIIPRNSHSGEKVQMLETKSGFVFHHANAFEHDGKISIDSIAYATFPEIEEGKDFRDTNFSSLSPGQLWRFEMDLQTRQVESTLVEPRCCEFPTINPANVGYPYRYVYMGAAQTCNGNAPLQSILKLDRETGEQQLWTAAPTGYVNEPVFVPRPGGTQEDDGWLIAMIYDGAKDRSAVVVLDAADLTKGAVATLHLTHHIPYGLHGSWTDEIFIDSL; from the coding sequence ATGCAAACTAAATCTACCGAACTCCCATATGACATTACACAATGGAGACAAGGATATCGATCGCAACCTCAAGAATATGACTATCAAATTACCGAAATTGATGGACAAATCCCACCCGAATTAACGGGGACATTATTCCGGAATGGGCCGGGATTATTCGATATTAATGAGGATGCAGTTCGTCATCCATTCGACGGCGATGGGATGATTTGTCGAATTACATTTAAGGATGGCAAAGCCCACTTTCTCAATCGTTTTGTCCAAACTGAAGCCTACGTTGCCGAAAAAGCTGCCGGAAAATTTCTCTATCGCGGTGTGTTTGGTACTCAAAAAGCTGGCGGTTGGTTGAGTAATGCTTTTGATGTCAATCTCAAGAACATTGCCAATACTCAAGTCGTTTATTGGGGTGGTAAATTACTCGCGCTGTGGGAAGCTGCCGAACCCCACCGCCTCGATCCCAAAACTTTAAATACATTAGGTATTGAGTATCTAAATAACACCCTCAAACCAGGTGACCCTTTTGCCGCTCATCCATTATTCGATCCCAAACAAAACCGCATGGTCAACTTTGGATTGAAGGCTGGCAAATTCGACACCACTGGACTCCTGACGGGAATTACGATCTACGAATTAGATCTCGATGGTAAAGTCGTCAAAGAACATTCCCACACAATTCCTGGATTTGCATTCATTCACGATTTTGCGATTACGCCTAACTATTGTATCTTCTTCCAAAATCCGGTCGGCTTCAACCCCTTCCCGTTCTTATTTGGCTTAAAAGGTGCGGGTGAATGTGTCAAATTCCAACCCGAAAAACCCACCAAGATTATTATCATTCCTCGCAATTCCCACAGCGGTGAGAAAGTCCAAATGCTGGAAACAAAATCGGGATTTGTCTTCCACCATGCCAATGCCTTCGAGCACGATGGTAAGATCTCGATCGATTCGATCGCATATGCTACTTTCCCCGAAATTGAAGAGGGCAAAGATTTTCGCGATACTAATTTTAGTTCGCTTTCACCAGGACAACTCTGGCGATTTGAAATGGATCTCCAAACTCGTCAGGTAGAGAGCACCCTAGTCGAACCCCGCTGCTGCGAATTTCCTACCATCAATCCCGCTAATGTCGGCTATCCCTATCGCTATGTCTACATGGGTGCCGCGCAAACCTGTAATGGTAACGCGCCACTCCAAAGCATCCTCAAATTAGATCGCGAAACTGGCGAGCAGCAATTGTGGACGGCAGCACCAACTGGGTATGTCAACGAACCCGTCTTTGTACCGCGTCCTGGTGGCACCCAAGAGGACGATGGCTGGCTGATTGCGATGATTTATGATGGTGCAAAGGATCGATCGGCTGTGGTCGTTTTAGACGCCGCAGATCTCACCAAGGGAGCTGTCGCTACTCTACATCTGACTCACCACATTCCTTATGGATTGCATGGCAGTTGGACGGATGAGATCTTTATCGATTCGCTGTAG